ttggtattttttcaaaatcaaaaagaTGAACTTCAAACAATAATACAATAATACAATTTAAGCACACTTCATAatcaattaaactaaaattgaaTGCTTTACACACCACTGTCTTACAAATTCTGGCAAATAAGGAGCCACATCAACTGGGCACACATAACCTAGACGACCAATAGTTATTGCTATAAAAGAACAGAACGAAAATTAAAAGTATaagtaaattaaaacaatttaaattatgaTTTTATATTAGAGGGATGTGGCTTCGATGACCACCGTCTAATTCTAAACAGCATTTTACAACTTAACGTTTTAACAGTATTACACTGAGATCAACATATTGGAGACCTTAGGGATAATCGAAGCCACGAGATagagaaatatatagaaaaaacgCGGATGTTGTTGTCTTGTTTGCTAAGATAAACATATAAAcaatagtttataaataaatattgtttaGAAACAACGTTGTGGTTATATTCTCAAAGGTTCTCAGCAAAACAAGGTAATAGTAATGTAATATTGTAAACAAATAATAACGGACATTATCAAAGGAATGTTTTTCAATGAACTTCTACAATTTTCGCTAAAAATTTAAGGAAGTTCTATATCGTTATCTGATGCTAAGTCAATTTTACGTCGATAATTAAAccgtaaaggtgggtactaagttcgagtttagccgctaaaatcagaaataaatcttcaaaaacagaataaaattgATGGGTAATAGCCCCAAGCAACTTTTCATAGAGATAatagtggattattaaagaaaattaatcgtGACAAATGGCGATTTTTATGGTTGAACtcggaacttaatacccaccttaagggactaaaaacacaaaagaaatttatgaagtacacaGGTGTGCATCTGTGCTgtattatatattttgtaatttatttagtAATTGTCAACCGATTCTCAAAGAAGAGCaatatatatagaattattacctgaaaaaataaaatatcactcacatattaaaaattatatattctaCTAAAACCTATACATTAAATGCAGTTAATTATAATATTTAACGTAGAATTCCccttaataataattaaagaacGATGTTTTAAAGAGGAAGTTATTCACTTTgtacaagtttttcaaaataaatcgcTGTTGGACTCAAGGAATTTGAACAATATGTTTTAAGAGAAAAAGGGGAAATGATATCCAAAATTAATAAGAGTGCATACTGTACAactttatatgtgcaaaataggtGAAACTACATTACATCACCTAATCCTCTGTACAAGAATTGTATGTCATAATTTTAACCACCAACATAAATCCAACAATGAAAACTGTCATGTTGTCCACTAATTAtaggacatttttaaaataaaggcaATTAAAATAATGTCATACAATGAAGCTAAAGTGAAAGCTACGAACAACATAAAACCGCGTTGAAGGGAAAACAAAAAAGGAATCCAAGCaaaacccaaaaccaaaaatcaaTTGAAGCACCATGAACAacaattaacggccattttcatgtagctccgttaggctttaactgaaaaaatttcaacagttATGTTtctaactgacatatggaatatataggcaaaatGACAGATATGCCGATAGTCCGGTTTATAAGATCGTGAGTTAATGTAGCACTAACGGAACTTCATGAAAATTGGAGTAAAtctatcaaaaacaaaaacaccaatTCTACCATTCCAAACCTACAAacacaaaaaagaaattaaatgtacTCTTCTTCTGGAAATGCATTATATGGACGAACCAACAAAGTGTTCCACTAAGTGGAAGTGGAGGGGACAAATGTATGTTAAAATTTAAcctatcttatttctataaaccatCCGAACCTATGCCCCAGTGTAGCAGTTGCGACTTCGAGGTTTTGCTTTAGCGAGTAACCTGCCACAGTCTATCGTTATTTATAATCCTAGGCTATCATATGCTTAGAATTTTTCTTAGGAATCGATCTACAAACGCAATAAATTGGTGATAGTATTAGCGaccattcacatttcacaaccaAAAATAGTGTAGACTTAACGTATGCTTTTAGAAGTTTTAAGTTTGGTAGCTTGACGAATTTTGTGATGTCTCCAGACATTGACACAAAAACTCCTTTTACTTTAAGTAAACCGTTGTCGACATCTCTAAGCGTATTTTGTAAATTCTCCAGACGTGATACATTGACGCTGTTGTTGTTGATATATTCCATAACTGGTCAAAATATCTATATAATGGATTAAAACTGCATACATCTTCTTAAATACGAAACCCGCGGCTGCGTGTTAGGCGTGAGGTTTGGAACAGGTGAACATTAATTAAACACATAGTATTCACCTGTACCTTGATAATCCAAGTTGAACAATTTTCGGTGTGCAATGTCTTTCTAATCTTCTAAAGACAATTACATCAGATAATATCgaaattctccaaaattttaacaCGCCGTAATATTTGATATCTTATATAAACTATTTCTATGTTAAAATCAATTTAGACCGAAAACCTTTGTCGTTAGTATGATGATAcacttttcttatatatattcatattttttatgattgcaAATAAACTAGTAAACAAACTCCTATAGAGAAGCGTTTATGTCGAGTTTTAAGAAGATTTCTATCTAAAGTGAATATTATTGATTTCCAAAGTTTCACTGATATGGCTgagtattgatttttttattcatttatttatgcaACAACGTAATATAAAAAGCCGAAACAGgccaaataaaaattacactTCGTAATACTGATTGTCGAAGGAgggttccaaaaatgtcttaatacgaatattatgcaaaataataaaaatatacaccCTACTGCGATTTCAAACACATTCCCTTTATAATGTCCGATATATTTAACCGATATTGAATTATTAGTAATaacatatacacagaaaaaaatattggaaccatatttttctgtgtagataaaATGACAATAAGTTAATTATGCGTTATTTCctgaacaaaatttccaaaatattgtACATTTCAATGTTATGAAATTCATTATCCTTTCTTGAAAACAGATTGCTTCGAAATACTAAAACACTGTGACAACGAACTTTGATCTAACATCGACACATCAATTTGATATGTAGTTGAATTACCTGTGTTCTCCAATAAAGTTTTGGGAGTATTcggtcggtttataattataattaactcTTTTAGCACAAGTTGAATGAATTGCCTTGTTTCTTCACCTAAAACAAAAACCATAGGAAGTTTAAAATATATCATTTATCGTATATTGCACTATCCTACCCAGCTTCATACATATTTCACCAATAGCCCATGTTGCGTTATTACAAACTGAAATATAGTcgggatttaaattttgacccaaTATAGGGAAAAATTCTGACATAAATGGATGAACATGTTGGAAACAAGCTTTAGTTAAGTCTCCTAATAAAGCGAATGACGATTGACGaacctaaaattatttatactttATCTGTTTTTTATTCAAAGTATTTCACCAACATACCTCCGGGAGGACATCTTGCATGCACTGGTACAATAATTGCATTATGGTACTATTTGCCACCAACGACTCAATATGCCCATCTAAACCTTCAGCCAAGCCAGAGAGTAAGTCTAATGCCACAATCATTCGTTCCTTATCAGGATGGTCAATGCCAGGATTCTGTTTACAAgcctaaaaatttttattattaaatatgtATACGTACCCAGGtttataaaatatgtatacGTACCATGTCCTGATTGATTGTTTGTTCAATTAACGATATGCATCTTCTATAAACAGGGTCGCAATAAGGCAAAAAACCAGATTGCAATGCGGTAGCTATACTGGACAAGCATTCCAACAATGGAAATAAATCCTTGTCATCGTCTTTGAGTAAATTCCACTTTTCTATTAACGGTGGCATCAGAATGTCAATATATTGGGGCTTGTTCAAGTGATGCCCAACAGAATCGGCCAATGTACCAACAGCATCATAAAGAATCAGCAAATTTTTgtgttgatattttgaaaagGCAAATACTAAAGTTTGCAAAATGTATTCTAGATAGGGAACGAGTTCTGTACAAGCCTCTTCCTCCAAAGTTGCAAAGGCGGAACAAGCGGCTTCCTGTACACGTTTGTTGGAGTCCAGGATACGCTTCAGTAGTTCTTCCATTAAGGgcttcaaaaattggtcatggGGCTGATTAACTACCCAATTCGCATAACGGGACAGCGTCCAACATGTTATGGATCGTACCAACGCCTTCTTATCGGACaaacagctgattaaatatggtATTAGCTCCGGTAAATGCGGAATCATGCCTTGCATACAACCTTCCGCAATAGCCCCAAGTGCAAGTACACCGCTTTCTTTGATAACCCAATCTTGATGAAACAATGTATCCTTCAATATAGGCAAAACTATTGGCAAACAATCTTCACGAAAAACATTTGCCAAAACATCCAAGGCGGCTGCGCTACATTTTCTCAAATTCCACTCAGATAGTGAACTGTCATCATCCAAGCCATCATCGAAGTCTTCGTCTTCATCGTCTGCTCCAGAGCCGGTTTCATTAGATTTAATAGTATGTGTTCTTGATTTGTGAAATCTTGGTCGTATATCTTCCTCACGATCAGGAACCATGTCATCTTCTTCAACATTTCCCTTAAGTAAAATAATATCAATTTCAGAATAACGCATTCCCTTTACCAAAATTGGCGCCAACTGGGACAAATAAGGTGTTAAAACTTCTTTGCATATGCTTTGCTCGGCCAACGAAAGCCAGAACTCGGATGCTTCCAAAGCAACACCTTCATCAGAATCTTGAGTTCTCATCAACATGTATTCTATAATTTGGGGCATATGTGGTAATAAGCGATCCATTCGTACCTCTAACAGCATCACTAAGCCGTGGCATACATTTTTACGGACCTCGTGATCGTCGTCAGATGATAGATTGAAAAGGCTTTCGATAAAAGTATCGATATGCAACATCAGGGCTTGGGATCGTATCATAATAAATTGGTTTATGCATGCTATAGCATGCGAACGAATCTTGGGACTATTGTGACTAAAATAttgtaagaattttggtatcatTACATTCAAGGGACGATTGAGTGCGGCCGAATCCAAAACTTCAGCGTGATCTTCGCAAATTTTTTGCAAAGCGCTAAAAGCTCCCTCGCAAACATTATAGTCTTGGGAATGCAACATATCACATAGAGAAGGTAAGAGTTGTGGCCAATTGTGTAAGCCACCGTTGCTAGCAATGGTCGTAATTAAAATACCAACTGTCGCTCTAATCAACGGTGATGTATCACCAATTGCTTCCAAACATTCGTGTTTTATGTACTCGACTATTTCAGGGCGTAGACTGTTTCCATGAGttctaatattattttttaaaatcaatCCACTCAATGAGCGCGTAGGTTCATCTTCTGTTTTAAGTTTCGTTAAAACATAAATCAAGTAGTTATTGAAATCTGGATAATGGTTTAATTCTTCCAATTTCTGAacatacaaaaatacaagatGTTTAATGCAATGAAGGACAAAAATATGATATAATTGGAAACTTACCATTTGAACGGCCATTTGTGTAGCCGTATTGGGCGACTGTGATTCCTTAAGAATGGTTATGATTTGTTGTAAACCATCAGCTCGCGGCTCCCACGTCATTTTAGCAATTTATGTTATTATACTCAGGTCTGTCTTAAAAATTATACCAATTTGATACTTCCAACAGAATATGCCGCACTACAATGTCGAAATAGTATTACAAGTGAATAAGTTGTCATAGGCTTGAAGCATCGTAAATAcgactttaacaaagcaaaactAAAGATATTGACAGTTTTATGAAATTGTGCAATTGtattgaaatatattgataaaaagtgtTATATTAAGCCATTATATTGCCAAATTAAACCTacagtcaaaaaaaaattatttttttatttacttaaacTAAATGTATcagatttttattatttgatccGTTATAATCGAGCCAATATTGGTCATTTACGAAGTTACTTCCTactagagatgtgcacgtgacacgaaattgtcgtgactcacgaaaatcttCGTAAGTCGTGCGTgattcacgctcatgacaacagcgagagtgtgcgtgagtcacgctcatgacaacagcgagtGTGTGCGTAAGCGtgaataacaaaccaaaatgtcatgcgtgagcgtgagtcacgaagataatatcttcgcgagtgtgcgtgagtaacgaattacactcacgaaaatattcctgctcaccaacacaaaacgcttaagagttaaattcaattacaattgtagtgacacctgggatgttaagagtttaataacactctcgattttaataatgctcatgttttcagacacttcggtaaggtaaattaatcataaaattattcgtgagtcacgatatttttcgtgagtcacgacgttttcgtgcgtgagtgtgagtacaaattttcttttcgtgagtgtgcgtgagcgtgagtaaactattactcacgtgcacacctctacttcctACATATCATATTCCACTAATACATATAAACTTTTATTAACATGTTACttttacatgggtttgtcattgacggggtaaatttacactttaggacacgtcttggactagTTCCTAAGGGCACGTCCTGGGACATTTTTgtagtagcactccatagaGAGGTCCTCATGaagcagtctcggacaaactcttaggaatCTTTCATtttggttatccgaatcgcaccaaaaatgaaaaacttttgaaatatgttgaacaattGTTGTTCTGGTGATCctacttcactaaatgtgtataTCCAATAAGATTGTTATATCAAGCGCGTATGGAAATCATGAAATTGtgactatttaaaaactgcgacaaactggatcacCTGTACCAGTCctatgataggtccgtcagtggcaatttgcaacaatttcccgtagggtagtgtcACACAAATTCATGTCGTCTATGCCCTAGCCGGTGTGCTACCACCCTCACAGAGAGCACACCTTTTGGCAGCAAAAGAATTAGTTAGCCTAAAAACTAACAACCGCATGGTATATTAGAACATTTCTGAGTCAGctacgagcaaaacaagtttaggGATGGTCtacctcaaatttaaacatatattTGACAATTTGGTTGTAAATGACTTAGTGTCTGCCTCACCTAAAGTAGAAAACATAGTCAACCTATTTCAGGAGAACAAACACAGCATAAAAagcttttgtttcaaaattttttttacaaaaagtgaATGAACTGCAATCCGAAGGGTGTCTATATAACCAGACTGTGTTGGGACCCATACAAAACCTTAAATCCGAAGGGTACTCCATTTGGCCACAAATGATTCAGTCCAAGAGCAAACTATTGGTTGTGCTGTCTGCAAGATTTCCTCAAATCACTACTTTCTCTACACCATTAGGGACAAGGTTTAATACCTTACTGGTGCACTGCATGCAATTAATAAGGCAATAGATCTGATAATTGAAGAAGGTATCACCAAAGCGGCAATTTTCTCAGACAGCAAAAATTCATGTTTAGTACTTTCCGTAACTCTGCCAACAACTACATGGTtaacaatatttaattcaaaataaatcaaCAGTCTAGCCGGTGTGCTACCACCCTCACAGAGAGCACACCTTTTGGCAGCAAAAGAATTAGTTAGCCTAAAAACTAACAACCGCATGGTATATTAGAACATTTCTGAGTCAGCTACGAGCAAAACAAGTCTAGGGATGGTCtacctcaaatttaaacatatattTGACAATTTGGTTGTAAATGACTTAGTGTCTGCCTCACCTAAAGTAGAAAACATAGTCAACCTATTTCAGGAGAACAAACACAGCATAAAAAGCTTTTGtttcaaatcttttttttacaaaaagtgaATGAACTGCAATCCGAAGGGTGTCTATATAACCAGACTGTGTTGGGACCCATACAAAACCTTAAATCCGAAGGGTACTCCATTTGGCCACAAATGATTCAGTCCAAGAGCAAACTATTGGTTGTGCTGTCTGCAAGATTTCCTCAAATCACTACTTTCTCTTCACCATTAGGGACAAGGTTTCATACCTTACTGGTGCACTGCATGCAATTGATAAGGCAATAGATCTGATAATTGAAGAAGGTATCACCAAAGCGGCAATTTTCTCAGACAGCAAAAATGCATGTTTAGTACTTTCCGCTAACTCTGCCAACAACTACATGGTtaacaatatttaattcaaaataaatcaaCAGTTCGATTTTTTCGCAAAACATGCTGCTCTAGTTGGTTGTGAAATGCAGCTCGATTTACGTctcctcggtttacgttgtttcgatttacgtcgtcaaattttttgttccatccaactttgatttacgtcgccattcgatttacgtcgtcgattttttgtcaactttatcagaaacgtCTTCCATAAGTGAAACACaacgaaacatttatttctgaaattcttaccgaatattcgtcaaattttcattgatattacATATATAACGCAATTGTCGAAGTGACGATTTTTTTATATGTGTACAACGTAACGggttttcatttgtttatgaacttaatttttaaaccctgatatttttttgttgtttatatgtttgtttatatatttaattcggtttacgttgtttcgattaacgtcgtcaaattccggaaccaatcacgacgtaaatcgagggattactgtacacTCGCCTTTCTCTATAAGAGAAGCTCAACAACGTATCCAATGTGTACTATGGAAGGAGTGGTGCGAAGACTACAAAAGACAAATATTTCGCAAAACTTTTCCCCGAACCTCCAAAAATTCAGTGGTACAAATGCAGTCGTCTCAACCCAAGTAACATCAAGATAATAAATCGACTCTTAGTAGACCACACATATTGCTAAAACTTCTTTTTCAAAATGCGTTTAACAGATGCACTACTTGCAACAAAATTGAGGACGAACATCATCTAATTTTTGATTGCAAGCTCCATATTGAATTACGTGAAGACTACGTGTTTTTCAGGAAATACACAAATCTTACGAACCTGCTGCAGAATTTCAACAACATGGACATCACGAATCTACTCTCTTTCATAAAAAGATCAAATATAAATACAGTTtgccaagaaagtgttttgacaatgggataaaaattatgttttgttccaaaattaaatataatgaaatttaaaaaaaaaaaattagtatgtattttggaaagtatacatacgtacacagaattaaaaatttaataaaatatttaatatttcaattatttctagaagttgaaatagttggcaatgtcaaaagactttcttgacagacTGTATTTGAGTTTAGGAATGGAAATTTCAAAGCatttatttataacaaaataaattatgttATTCTATAACTAGGCCTGGTTTATGAGACTCTTGTCTCCAGCAACGTACACTGAcgtgtaaataaaattaaaaaaaaaaacaagtaagtaaagtagaaagtcgggcggggccgactatatcataccctaaaccacccttactgaagcaTTTGCATttgcataagcatttgtggggtaacattgatataggactgggagataaaccgcagttgcatatttaaggaaattaaggggtacatgtttatgggtgctttgtctcaatctgactatagcttatagtcagtgttgccagggaaaatgttcggtttaccctacaaggataaaaaagttccctactttcccatacattcccaaacaattttccctacaatatttttcgttaaatttaaacaaattttacaaatcaaaaatggttctaagtacgttattatcttaaaacatgaaaatgcaatgtatataacttagaaaataaatttgtattaccaccacggttgccacagttggtagaactctaccagaaatagtattttttttttttgttaaatctctatagaaataaaattttggaaaagtttctataaacaaatttttttgagaaattgttctatacaaatacaattttgataataaattctatagaaataaaattttgagaaaaaattccatagaaatagcattttgagaactttttttaatagaaataatatttttgaaaaaaatctatagaaatacaattttgacaaagttttctatagaaataaaatgttgacaaaattttctacaggaataaagttttgacaaaaatttctatagaaatatttgtttggtagatttgtggtaatcatcaaattttgttcgattttttattggcacgagtggtaaat
This is a stretch of genomic DNA from Haematobia irritans isolate KBUSLIRL chromosome 4, ASM5000362v1, whole genome shotgun sequence. It encodes these proteins:
- the LOC142237276 gene encoding transportin-2-like, translating into MTWEPRADGLQQIITILKESQSPNTATQMAVQMKLEELNHYPDFNNYLIYVLTKLKTEDEPTRSLSGLILKNNIRTHGNSLRPEIVEYIKHECLEAIGDTSPLIRATVGILITTIASNGGLHNWPQLLPSLCDMLHSQDYNVCEGAFSALQKICEDHAEVLDSAALNRPLNVMIPKFLQYFSHNSPKIRSHAIACINQFIMIRSQALMLHIDTFIESLFNLSSDDDHEVRKNVCHGLVMLLEVRMDRLLPHMPQIIEYMLMRTQDSDEGVALEASEFWLSLAEQSICKEVLTPYLSQLAPILVKGMRYSEIDIILLKGNVEEDDMVPDREEDIRPRFHKSRTHTIKSNETGSGADDEDEDFDDGLDDDSSLSEWNLRKCSAAALDVLANVFREDCLPIVLPILKDTLFHQDWVIKESGVLALGAIAEGCMQGMIPHLPELIPYLISCLSDKKALVRSITCWTLSRYANWVVNQPHDQFLKPLMEELLKRILDSNKRVQEAACSAFATLEEEACTELVPYLEYILQTLVFAFSKYQHKNLLILYDAVGTLADSVGHHLNKPQYIDILMPPLIEKWNLLKDDDKDLFPLLECLSSIATALQSGFLPYCDPVYRRCISLIEQTINQDMACKQNPGIDHPDKERMIVALDLLSGLAEGLDGHIESLVANSTIMQLLYQCMQDVLPEVRQSSFALLGDLTKACFQHVHPFMSEFFPILGQNLNPDYISVCNNATWAIGEICMKLGEETRQFIQLVLKELIIIINRPNTPKTLLENTAITIGRLGYVCPVDVAPYLPEFVRQWCTSLRHIRDNDEKDSAFRGMCHMITVNPAGVVPDFIFFCDAIASWVNPPQDLHQMIQKILHGFKTQVGEENWRRFVDQFPPTLSERLVAMYSI